The proteins below come from a single Candidatus Chlamydia sanziniae genomic window:
- the fmt gene encoding methionyl-tRNA formyltransferase, which translates to MSLKVVYFGTPQFAATVLEGLLAQDVHIVGVVSRADKPQKRSSQLIPSPVKMLALQHKLPLLQPNKASDPEFMQQLRLWNADVFLVVAYGAILCQTVLDIPRYGCYNLHAGLLPAYRGAAPIQRCIIDGATESGNTVIHMDAGMDTGDIVNTTYLPIGPDMTAGELALGLAEQGPDVLIKTLQQIEKNTLQPIPQDSTLATVAPKLSKEEGQIFWNQPAKKVYAHIRGVTPIPGAWTLFSFLNTSPKRLIIRKATLAAEKGSYGQSGTLLVTNKQNLLIACFEGAMYLHQVQIEGKSVMDIKIFLNGYPEEKIKIVFSLHNH; encoded by the coding sequence TACTTTGGCACACCCCAATTTGCTGCTACTGTTTTAGAGGGTTTGCTTGCACAGGATGTGCACATTGTTGGTGTTGTTTCTCGAGCAGATAAACCTCAAAAAAGATCATCCCAACTCATTCCCTCTCCTGTAAAAATGCTGGCGTTACAACATAAACTGCCCCTTCTCCAACCTAATAAAGCTTCTGATCCCGAATTTATGCAACAGCTTCGCCTTTGGAACGCGGATGTATTTCTTGTTGTTGCCTATGGTGCCATTCTTTGCCAAACCGTGCTTGATATTCCACGTTATGGATGTTATAACCTACATGCAGGACTTCTTCCAGCTTATCGTGGAGCCGCTCCCATACAGCGGTGCATTATCGATGGCGCTACAGAATCAGGGAATACCGTGATTCATATGGACGCCGGTATGGATACAGGAGATATAGTCAACACTACCTACCTACCCATAGGTCCAGACATGACAGCCGGAGAGCTTGCCTTGGGTCTTGCTGAACAAGGGCCGGATGTTCTCATAAAAACTTTACAGCAGATTGAAAAAAATACGTTACAGCCTATACCACAGGATTCCACTTTAGCGACGGTGGCTCCTAAGCTATCTAAAGAAGAAGGCCAAATTTTTTGGAATCAGCCTGCTAAAAAAGTGTATGCTCATATACGCGGGGTTACGCCAATTCCCGGAGCATGGACGCTCTTTTCTTTTCTAAACACATCTCCAAAACGCTTGATCATTCGTAAAGCTACCCTGGCAGCAGAAAAAGGAAGTTACGGACAGTCAGGCACTCTTCTCGTAACAAATAAACAGAACTTGTTAATTGCTTGTTTCGAAGGAGCCATGTATTTGCATCAAGTACAAATCGAAGGCAAAAGTGTTATGGATATAAAAATCTTTTTAAATGGCTATCCAGAAGAAAAAATTAAAATAGTTTTTTCTTTGCATAATCATTAA